The following DNA comes from Candidatus Stoquefichus sp. SB1.
TTAACAAGTTTTTCTTGTAAATCAACTTGTGCATTCTTTTGAGATTGTAAAGCAGCTTTTGCATTAAGTAATGTTTGCTTTTGGGAATCTAAATTCTTCTTTTGTGTTGTTAAATCATCTACTAATTCTTTTTCATATGAAGTAATATCATTAACACTCGTTAAACGAGAAAAGAATGTTGTAAAATCTTCAGCACCAAATAAGAAGTCAACTAACCAATTAGAATTATATGTTGATTGCATAACATATAATCGTTCTTGCATAAGTTTTTCTTTTTTTGTAATATCTTTTTCAATATTATTAATTGAAGAAAGTAAGTAATTGATTTCTTTTTCTTTAGAATCAATTTGTGAATTGATTGTAGATATTTTAGAAGAAACAGCACTAATATCATTATTCGTTTCTGTTAATTCTTTTTTTGTTTCACTTATTTCTTTTTTTAGATTGCTATTCTTTTTACTTAAATATTCATTAAATTGCTGACAAACCTTCTTATTTGAATTTGTCAAAGAAGAAGAACACAATTTTATGTACTTTGATTCATTGCCTTCAAAATCAACAGCATTAACATGATTGTTAGGAACACTCATAGCAAATACTGAACAGAAGGTTAAGAGACTTATTAATATTTTTTTCATTTTATCACCTCTGCCAAAATATTATAACATAAATAATGAGTAATGAGCCACCAATATTTGTTAAAACAATAAATCTTCCCACATTTCCCCATTATTATACCTATTAATAGATTGAATTACTGCATTTCCAACTCTTAAAAGTGCTTCATCTGTAGAACCACCAATATGTGGCGTATAAATAACATTATCTAAATGAATAAGTGGATATGTTGCATCAACAGGTTCATTCTCTAAAACATCTAATGCAGCTCCCGCAATTCTTTTCTCTTTTAAAAAAGTATAAAGATCATGTTCATCAATAAGTGCACCTCTAGCAGTATTAATAAGATAGGCAGTTGGTTTCATTAATGATAATTGCTTAGCTGTAATCATATGATATGTTTCAGGAGTTAAAGATGTACCTAAAGATATAAAATTAGCTTTTTGAAAGACTTCTTCCATTGTTTTACAATGTTCAATATGAAGATCATTTGCTTTAGTGAAAGTTAAAGAACGAGAATATCCAATAACTTTCATTTGAAAACCATCACGAAGAATTTGAGCAGCTTTTAGTGCTATCTGTCCAGTTCCAACTAACCCCAATGTTTTCCCAGTAATTTCATGACCTAAGTATTTTATTGGAGCCACTTCATGTATTTGATCTGTTAAATAATCATGTTGCAATTGTGTTGTTTGACGAGATAACTGTAAAATCATTGTTACAATTAATTCAGCAACACTTAAAGCATTTTGACCAGGAGTATTGCAGAGATGAATATGTTTGGATTTTAAATATTCTACATCCACATCATCATATCCAGTCCCATGAATAACAACTAACTCTAAAGCAACACATTGATCAATAAAATGACGATCAATTTTTAAATTACGACTAATCACAATTTGACACTCGGATAAATAGTCCTTATTATCAATAACCTCATATTCTTCAATTAACTTTTGATATGCTTTTTCATGAATTGGTTCACATAAAAAGACTTTCATGAATATCACCCCACTAACATATATTATAAAGTGTCTTAAAATTGTGTCAAATGTAAAGACATTATTTGAAAAGAAACATATAGTATCTTGAAGGAGGTGAATTCATGGTAAGAGATGGTGTAGATGTGTCACAGTATCAGGGAGAAATCAATTGGGAACTTGCTAAAAAGCATATTGATTTTGCAATTCTAAGATGTGGCTATGGACAAGATATACCTGGACAAGATGATCCTACGTTTAAAAGAAATGCAGATGAATGTACAAGATTAGGCATTCCTTTTGGTGTTTATCTTTATTCATATGCAACAAATGAAAGAGATGCTCTATCAGAAGCAAGACATGTTCTCAGATTAGTTGCTAATTACAAAATGGAATATCCAGTGTATCTTGATTTAGAAGATCCACGTGTAGGAAGATTATCAAATGATCAAATCGAAAGAAATGCTCGTGTGTGGGCAGATGAAATGGCCAGACATAATTATTTTCCAGGATTTTATGCATCATATTATTGGTGGAGAACAAAATTAACAGGAGCATTTTTTACAAGATATACAAAATGGGTTGCAAGATATGCAGATGAATTAGGTGCAGAAGGTTTTGATATGTGGCAATATACTGATAAAGGATTTGTTGAAGGAATTAATGCACCTGTTGATCGTAATTATGCATATCGTGATTTTCCAGCTGAAATTAGAGAAGGCGGATTTAACAATTTTGAAAAAGAAGAACCAGAAGTGCCAACAGATGAATATCAAGTAGGCGATCATGTGACTTTTGATCATGTTTATATTTCTTCAGATAGCAGTATACCATTGATTCCTTATATGAATCATGGAACAATCACAAGAATTGTTAGAGATGCAAGAAACCCATATTTGATTGGTAATGGTTTAGGATGGGTTAATGATGAAAGTATTACAGGGACAATGAAATATTTATCAAATCCAACTTATCGTGGTGATTCATTAGTTGATGCTTTAACACAAATTGGTGTTGATGCTTCATTCTCATCGCGTCGAGAACTTGCAAAGAAAAATGGTATCAACGATTATACGGGAAGTGCTAGACAGAATTTAGAATTATTACGTTTATTAAAAGATGGAAAGTTGAGACAATAAGAAGTTGATTTAATCAACTTCTTTTTCATTTAATGTTTTTATGTTTAAACAATTTAATTTTGTATAAATATACGTAAAAAAACGTTAATAAAATTATAGAAAATATTAATAAAAAAGATATTGTATTCATGTTTATACAAGCGTATAATAAGTGCGTATTTTAGGAGGGGACTATGGTTTACGCAAAAACAAAAGAAAAAGAAGAATGGCAAAAGCATGTGACATCGCTTATATGTGTTTTGATTGCTTCTTTGATTATGTCAGTCAATATCAAGTCATTTGTTCGTGCTGGCAATTTAATTCCAGGGGGATTTACTGGATTATCATTATTAATTCAAAGATCTACTAGTGTATTTTGGGGAATAAGCTTACCTTATTCTATCATAAATATTGCTTTAAATGCTTTACCAGCTTTTATTGGTTTTAAAATGATTGGTAAAAAGTTTACCAGTTATTCTGTGATTATGATTATACTTAATTCATTTCTTGTTGATATGATACCAGTGACACCTATTACATATGATCCATTATTAGTTTCTGTTTTTGGTGGAATCTTAAATGGTATTGCTATTGTTATTGCATTATATGGAAAAGCATCAAGTGGAGGAACAGATTTTATAGCTGTTTATCTATCAAATAAATTAAAAAAACCTTCATGGAACTTTGTTTTTGGTATTAATGTTGTTATTTTATTAACTGCTGGAATGTTATTTGGTTTTGAAGAAGCAATGTATTCAATTATATTTCAATTTGTTTCTACTCAAATTATAGAAAGATTCCATCAAAGAGATCAAAAAGTTACATTATTTATTGTTACAAATGAACCAGATCATTTAGAACAAGAATTAATGAACTATACTCATCATGGAGTCACACATATAGAGGGGAAAGGTTGTTATTTAAAAGAAAATAAAGCTATGTTATATACTGTTGTTGGAGCTGATGAAGTCAAAGATGTTATTCATCTGGTAAAAGAATTGGATCCACAAGTCTTTATAAATATTGTTAAATCAGAAGGGATTACAGGTCGTTTTTATCAAGAACCGATAGAATAAAAGAAACATCGTTAGGATGTTTCTTTTAAAATATGCAAAAACATAGAATTTAAATCTTCTTGATTGACTTCATTAAAATCATATTGATCATCAAGATGCTGTTTAATAAAGTGTAATTGTTCTTCAATATAAGTATTCATTTTACTGAAATCTTCAGAAACATAAGTTTCTTCTTTTGACTTTTTTGTATTCATCATTTTATGAATAAGTTCATGATAAGTTGGATCTAATTGTGCTTCTACAAGTTGCATGAATGGTACAGGTGGAAGTGTCTGAGATCGAATAATCCATAAACAACATAGCATCGTACGTAAAACATAAAAATATTTTTTACTAGTGAGGAATTGAGAGTCATAATGATTGAAAGTCATATAATAGTAATGTTTAATGAGTTTTGATAATTGAACAGTACTATCAAAAAATGGAAGCAAGTCATTCCATAAAGGTAATGCGTAATAAACGATAGGTGAATGAATCCATTCATAAAGGGTAGGGTTAGATTTTTGAGCAAGTTTTAAAACTTTTTGAATATCCCAACCACTAATATCAAAAATACTGTTTAATTCATATTCAATAACATCTTTTTTAGGAAAAAGACTAAGATAATCTTTTTCTTTTCTTACATAGATGAAGCGGACATCATAATCACTATCTTGTGACTCAAAACCCCAAGCACGACTTCCTGATTCTACTGCATAAAGGATAGTTACATCTTCTTTTTTCTCAATATCTTTAAGTTTTTGTAAAATGATATCTTTCATATTTCATCATCTCCTATGCTTTAAAATTATATATAGGTTTTATAATATTGACTATTGTAACAGTATCATCAATATTATGAATAATATCATCTATTGACTTATAAGCCATAGGACATTCATCTAATGTTCCTTCAGAAATAGATGTAGAATAAATGCCTTTCATTTGTTCTTTAAATTCATCTAAAGTAAATTTCTCTTTTGCTGTTGTACGGCTATATAATCTACCAGCACCATGTGGGGCAGATTCATTCCATTCTGGATTACCTTTACCAATACATATTAAACTTCCATCTCGCATATTAATAGGAATTAATAATTTCTCATTTTGCTTAGCAGAAACAGCACCTTTTCTAATAATATGCTGAAGAGGATCAATATAATTATGAATTGTTTCAAAATATGATAATTCTTCTAAAGAAATATTATATAAATGTTTTAATATTGTACTTGCAATCATATAACGATTAAGAGTAGCAAATTCTTGACAGATATACATATCATGTAAATATTTATCTTTATATTGACCTTCTAAATAACAAAGGTTTTTAGGTAAATCAATGCCTTTTGCTGTAAAGTCAGCTCTTAATTGCTTTAAAGCATTTTGTATTTCATTTCTTCTTCCTTGTTCTTTATATTCTTTAATTAATTGCTCCTGTTTTTCAAATAATTCATCTTTACCACTTAATAAATCAAAAGCAAGATTTTGATAATAATCAGCCACTTGTTT
Coding sequences within:
- a CDS encoding C40 family peptidase — protein: MKKILISLLTFCSVFAMSVPNNHVNAVDFEGNESKYIKLCSSSLTNSNKKVCQQFNEYLSKKNSNLKKEISETKKELTETNNDISAVSSKISTINSQIDSKEKEINYLLSSINNIEKDITKKEKLMQERLYVMQSTYNSNWLVDFLFGAEDFTTFFSRLTSVNDITSYEKELVDDLTTQKKNLDSQKQTLLNAKAALQSQKNAQVDLQEKLVNLKASQQQEIADNQKEAKKVSDAQKKIDAALTELMSQAPSGGGGGGSFVAGSSEVGNAIAKQALSKQGARYWWGASGPTYFDCSGLVYWAHKTAGVGITRTTAAGYSRSGKAISKSQLQPGDVITFSYGSGVAHIGIYIGGGSFVHAAGQGSGTVGQYPNQCVKTAQLDGYWSRYVYNYRRLY
- a CDS encoding NAD(P)-dependent oxidoreductase, with the translated sequence MKVFLCEPIHEKAYQKLIEEYEVIDNKDYLSECQIVISRNLKIDRHFIDQCVALELVVIHGTGYDDVDVEYLKSKHIHLCNTPGQNALSVAELIVTMILQLSRQTTQLQHDYLTDQIHEVAPIKYLGHEITGKTLGLVGTGQIALKAAQILRDGFQMKVIGYSRSLTFTKANDLHIEHCKTMEEVFQKANFISLGTSLTPETYHMITAKQLSLMKPTAYLINTARGALIDEHDLYTFLKEKRIAGAALDVLENEPVDATYPLIHLDNVIYTPHIGGSTDEALLRVGNAVIQSINRYNNGEMWEDLLF
- a CDS encoding glycoside hydrolase family 25 protein; the encoded protein is MVRDGVDVSQYQGEINWELAKKHIDFAILRCGYGQDIPGQDDPTFKRNADECTRLGIPFGVYLYSYATNERDALSEARHVLRLVANYKMEYPVYLDLEDPRVGRLSNDQIERNARVWADEMARHNYFPGFYASYYWWRTKLTGAFFTRYTKWVARYADELGAEGFDMWQYTDKGFVEGINAPVDRNYAYRDFPAEIREGGFNNFEKEEPEVPTDEYQVGDHVTFDHVYISSDSSIPLIPYMNHGTITRIVRDARNPYLIGNGLGWVNDESITGTMKYLSNPTYRGDSLVDALTQIGVDASFSSRRELAKKNGINDYTGSARQNLELLRLLKDGKLRQ
- a CDS encoding YitT family protein; the protein is MVYAKTKEKEEWQKHVTSLICVLIASLIMSVNIKSFVRAGNLIPGGFTGLSLLIQRSTSVFWGISLPYSIINIALNALPAFIGFKMIGKKFTSYSVIMIILNSFLVDMIPVTPITYDPLLVSVFGGILNGIAIVIALYGKASSGGTDFIAVYLSNKLKKPSWNFVFGINVVILLTAGMLFGFEEAMYSIIFQFVSTQIIERFHQRDQKVTLFIVTNEPDHLEQELMNYTHHGVTHIEGKGCYLKENKAMLYTVVGADEVKDVIHLVKELDPQVFINIVKSEGITGRFYQEPIE
- a CDS encoding nucleotidyltransferase domain-containing protein — protein: MKDIILQKLKDIEKKEDVTILYAVESGSRAWGFESQDSDYDVRFIYVRKEKDYLSLFPKKDVIEYELNSIFDISGWDIQKVLKLAQKSNPTLYEWIHSPIVYYALPLWNDLLPFFDSTVQLSKLIKHYYYMTFNHYDSQFLTSKKYFYVLRTMLCCLWIIRSQTLPPVPFMQLVEAQLDPTYHELIHKMMNTKKSKEETYVSEDFSKMNTYIEEQLHFIKQHLDDQYDFNEVNQEDLNSMFLHILKETS
- a CDS encoding RNA-splicing ligase RtcB, whose product is MKEINGLYAKARIFTDIIEESAYEQIQTLCNQPFTSGAKIRIMPDVHAGKGCVIGFTADLKDKVIPNIVGVDIGCGMLTVELGKREIDLPALDKIIRQFVPCGTSVHPGRMTRFDQLRDLHCFRSLKDSKRMERSIGTLGGGNHFIEVDIDNQGNHYLVIHTGSRNLGKQVADYYQNLAFDLLSGKDELFEKQEQLIKEYKEQGRRNEIQNALKQLRADFTAKGIDLPKNLCYLEGQYKDKYLHDMYICQEFATLNRYMIASTILKHLYNISLEELSYFETIHNYIDPLQHIIRKGAVSAKQNEKLLIPINMRDGSLICIGKGNPEWNESAPHGAGRLYSRTTAKEKFTLDEFKEQMKGIYSTSISEGTLDECPMAYKSIDDIIHNIDDTVTIVNIIKPIYNFKA